The Planctomycetia bacterium genome contains the following window.
TTCTGGTCGAGGAAAAACTCGGCGTCGCGAAAGGGATCGGCGGCGGCAACTTCATCATTCAAGCGGCGACCCTGCCTGGCGTCCTGGCGGCGGCGCGTCGGGCGATCGAGGCGATCGAGCCTCTGACGAACGTGATCACGCCCTTCCCTGGCGGCGTTGCCCGGAGCGGGAGCAAAGTCGGCTCCAAGTACAAGAAGCTGCCGGCGTCGACCGCCGATACGTTTTGCCCCACGCTGCGCGGCCGAGTAGAAAGCCGTCTTGATCCGCGCACCAACTACGCCCTGGAAATCGTGCTGGACGGCACGGACGAACCCGCGATTCGCGCTGCGATGGCGGCTGGCATCCACGCGGCCGCCGCGCCGGACGTCGTCGCCATTAGCGCCGGCAACTATGGCGGGAAGCTCGGAAAATTCCATTTCCATCTGCGCGAACTGCTATCCTAGCGTGAAGCGTCGAACGATCCGTCGTTCTGCCTTGCTTGACACCCCCGCCTCAGCCATCCAGAATCGATCGAATCCACTCCCATAAGTCCTTCCCTGAATTGCCGATGCGCCACCCAATTGCTGTCCGCCGAAACGTTGTGGGAATGATCTTGGCGATGCTCACCGCAACCGGATGTGGCACTTCGGAATACGAGAACCGCCTCAACACGCAGGGCATCGCCGCCGCGAAGCTCGGCGAGACTCTCGCCGTGTACGAAAAGTTGTGGGGTCAGGACAAGATCTACCCTGGCGATCTCGATTCGCCGACAATTCGGTTGCCGCTGGAAGTGCAGGTTCAATACGCCAAGGGTGCAGCCGACGCGGAGTTCGCCAATCAGCCAATCGCGCCCAACGAATGGTCGGTGCCGAACATGGAACTGCCCGCTCAGCGCGTCTGTTGGCGCGGTTACAAACTGACGAAGCAAAACGCCAACAAGCCGCTCTATGTCTACCTGTGCCAGCAAAAAGTCGGCAAAGGAAAGCCGCTTGTCGATGCCGTGAACGCGCTGTTGCCGAAAGCTTTTCCTGGCAAGCCAGTTACCTGGACGGACGAATCGTTTATCGCGGAGGATGGCGTGACGCAAGTCGCTTGGAAGAAGGCCCACATCACCGGCGACATGCCGTTCGGTACGCCCCCCGCAGGCGAGGAGACGATTCCCGGCACGCTCGATCTCTACGTCCACAATTCCAACGGCTGGGAAGTGCTCGTCGGGTTGCGGATCTCGGACGACTTGGACGAAGTTCTGAAGCTCACCACGATCGTTGCGCCGGCGGTTTGCGGCAGTCTGCAAGTGCCGGCACCGGCCGCGGCGCCCTAATCGGGCGTCGTCACGGCCGACAACCTTTTTCCTGTACACCGCATGAAATCGGCCACGCACTATCTCACGCTCAAGCTGCCGGAGCGAATGGCGTTCGTGAACATCACGCCGGAAGTCGAGGCGATGGTTCGCGACAGCGGCGTGCAGGAAGGCTTGGTGCTGGTGAACGCCATGCACATCACGGCCAGCGTCTTCATCAACGACGACGAACCCGGCTTGCACCGCGACTACAAACGCTGGTTGGAAGAACTGGCCCCGTTCGACGCCTCGCCGGACCGCTACCAGCACAACCGCACCGGCGAGGACAACGCCGACGCGCATCTGAAGCGCCAAATCATGGGCCGCGAAGTCGTCGTCGCCATCACCGACGGCAAACTCGACTTCGGCCCTTGGGAACAGATTTTTTATGGCGAATTCGACGGGCGAAGGGCGAAACGGGTGCTGGTGAAGGTGATTGGGGAGTGAGGCCAACTACTGAGCCAACTACCGACTTCGCTCGTTCCCAATCAACCGCCAGTCATTAGTTCGTCGACAAGTGGAGATCGGAGTTTCGCCTTCAGCATTGAAAACACTATCGCCCGCGAAATTCGGAATTGTCTCCGCCAGGTTGAACTTGGCGGTTCGATTCTGAATTTACGCTCACTGAAAGTCGCCTCTGACGCTCTTGAGTACTACATCCCCGACGTGCTTCGCGAATGTCATCCCGAATGGCGTCACGAAAGCCTTGACGGCGTGTCGCTGGCGTCGGCAAGCAAGCTTGGCGAACACGAGGCCGAGATCTACGGACTCTGTATTCTGATCTCAGACCAGACGCTTGTGCCGATGCACTTGCGGATGCAAGTCGACTCGCAAAGCGATGTCATCAATTGGCTGGAACTCCG
Protein-coding sequences here:
- the fhcD gene encoding formylmethanofuran--tetrahydromethanopterin N-formyltransferase — translated: MQLGQTLIDDTFAEAFRLRYVRLIVTAHDAHWLDAGLRAFTGYASSVIACDAEAGVEQYLSPEQTLDGRLGASVLVFGFSAEGLAKSVANRTGQCLMTCATSAVYNGLPEAEEWIPLGKHIRFFGDGFQKSKLIDGRRYWRIPVMDGEFLVEEKLGVAKGIGGGNFIIQAATLPGVLAAARRAIEAIEPLTNVITPFPGGVARSGSKVGSKYKKLPASTADTFCPTLRGRVESRLDPRTNYALEIVLDGTDEPAIRAAMAAGIHAAAAPDVVAISAGNYGGKLGKFHFHLRELLS
- a CDS encoding secondary thiamine-phosphate synthase enzyme YjbQ yields the protein MKSATHYLTLKLPERMAFVNITPEVEAMVRDSGVQEGLVLVNAMHITASVFINDDEPGLHRDYKRWLEELAPFDASPDRYQHNRTGEDNADAHLKRQIMGREVVVAITDGKLDFGPWEQIFYGEFDGRRAKRVLVKVIGE